In one window of Cupriavidus necator N-1 DNA:
- a CDS encoding type II toxin-antitoxin system VapC family toxin has protein sequence MARVRAGAGVRAFFRQAAREGAALYLSALTVGELQRAVALTRHRGDTAQAAVLEQWLATVLEDFGRQVLPVDTDVAQVWGQLRAPRPEHALDKFIAATALIHDLTVVTRNEEDFRGTGAMLLNLFT, from the coding sequence TTGGCGCGGGTCCGCGCCGGCGCCGGCGTGCGCGCGTTCTTCCGCCAGGCGGCGCGGGAAGGTGCCGCGCTCTACCTGTCGGCGCTGACTGTGGGCGAGCTCCAGCGCGCCGTTGCGCTGACCCGCCATCGCGGCGATACGGCGCAGGCCGCGGTGCTGGAGCAATGGCTGGCAACCGTGCTGGAGGACTTTGGCCGGCAGGTGTTGCCGGTCGATACCGACGTCGCCCAGGTCTGGGGCCAGCTGCGCGCGCCGCGGCCTGAGCATGCGCTGGACAAGTTCATTGCCGCCACCGCGCTGATCCACGACCTGACCGTTGTCACGCGCAATGAGGAAGACTTCCGCGGCACGGGCGCGATGCTGCTGAATCTGTTCACCTAG
- a CDS encoding TRAP transporter small permease subunit, producing MYYLLGLSRQIDRLNQHTGRLANIMILLSCLISAGNALLRYGFNLSDNWPLELQWYMFAIAVMFGASYTFQRNEHVRVDLIYGNVSERAQHWIDIFGIVVFLLPSCLLFTWLSWDSLFLPSWRILEQSGNSGGLPRYPIKLVVPIGFALLTLQGVSELIKRFAALKGLVRIESKYERPVQ from the coding sequence ATGTATTACTTGCTTGGTCTGTCACGACAGATCGACAGGTTGAATCAGCACACTGGCAGGCTTGCAAACATCATGATCCTGCTGTCGTGCCTGATCAGCGCAGGCAACGCCCTTCTGCGCTATGGCTTCAACTTGAGCGACAACTGGCCACTCGAACTGCAGTGGTACATGTTTGCCATTGCCGTGATGTTCGGCGCCTCCTACACCTTCCAGCGCAATGAGCACGTGCGCGTAGACCTGATCTACGGCAACGTCTCGGAACGCGCGCAGCACTGGATCGACATCTTCGGCATCGTCGTGTTCCTGCTGCCGTCGTGCCTGCTGTTCACCTGGCTGTCGTGGGACTCGTTGTTCCTGCCCTCGTGGCGCATCCTCGAGCAATCGGGAAATTCCGGCGGCCTGCCGCGTTACCCGATCAAGCTGGTGGTGCCCATCGGCTTTGCCCTGCTGACGCTGCAGGGCGTGTCCGAACTGATCAAGCGCTTCGCCGCCCTCAAGGGCCTGGTGCGCATCGAATCCAAGTACGAGAGGCCGGTTCAATGA
- a CDS encoding TRAP transporter large permease, translating to MIPLEYMPPMMFGGLVLFMLIGFPVAFSLSAVGLAFGFLAIEWGYFPISFLQAVPSRVFGSVLANELLLAIPFFTFMGAILEKCGLAEDMLDSMGQLFGPVRGGLGYSVIIVGFILGAITGTVAAQVIAMAMISLPVMMRYRYNMKYATGVLAASGTITQLVPPSLVLVVLADQLKTPLGSADVGSMYLGAWGPSVVQIALFALYTFFLTRFKPDWLPPVPAEARTLRGWALWRKCLRGIIPCAVLIFLVLGTIMLGIATPTESGAMGAVGALVLAVIRDKAFSRIDRQVYRVGIAATLVAAAVGFFAFGSHVFRIPLAVVYLVILWLLLRAGQMTELRLLIVDAYQSTARITAMVVFILIGSTCFSVVFQGVDGGAWVEHLFTSLPGGWIGFLIVVNLFIFFLAFFLDFFEIAFIVVPMLAPVAVKVLAPVVADSMGGNPEAAATAALVWFGVMLCVNMQTSFMHPPFGFALFYLRGIAPKEVKSSDIYWGALPWVGLQMVMVLLVMFWPGMVTGLLDKGSLKHSNAAEVSIPLGGEPEKPASAPGPAAPPGSLELPGAAPAPEPAAPQFEFEKKN from the coding sequence ATGATTCCGTTGGAATATATGCCGCCGATGATGTTCGGCGGCCTGGTGCTGTTCATGCTGATCGGCTTCCCGGTCGCGTTCTCGCTGTCGGCGGTGGGCCTGGCCTTCGGCTTCCTGGCGATCGAATGGGGTTACTTCCCGATCAGCTTCCTGCAGGCCGTGCCGAGCCGCGTGTTCGGCAGCGTGCTGGCCAACGAGCTGCTGCTGGCGATCCCGTTCTTCACCTTCATGGGCGCCATCCTGGAGAAGTGCGGGCTGGCCGAGGACATGCTGGACTCCATGGGCCAGCTGTTCGGCCCGGTGCGCGGCGGCCTGGGCTATTCGGTGATCATCGTCGGCTTCATCCTGGGCGCGATCACGGGCACGGTGGCCGCACAGGTGATCGCCATGGCGATGATCTCGCTGCCGGTGATGATGCGCTACCGCTACAACATGAAGTACGCCACCGGCGTGCTGGCCGCATCGGGCACCATCACGCAGCTGGTGCCGCCCTCGCTGGTGCTGGTGGTGCTGGCCGACCAGCTCAAGACCCCGCTGGGCAGCGCCGACGTGGGCAGCATGTACCTGGGCGCGTGGGGCCCATCGGTGGTCCAGATCGCGCTGTTTGCACTCTATACCTTCTTCCTGACGCGCTTCAAGCCCGACTGGCTGCCGCCGGTTCCCGCCGAAGCGCGCACGCTGCGCGGCTGGGCGCTGTGGCGCAAATGCCTGCGCGGCATCATCCCCTGCGCGGTGCTGATCTTCCTGGTGCTCGGCACCATCATGCTGGGCATTGCCACGCCGACGGAATCCGGCGCCATGGGCGCGGTCGGCGCGCTGGTGCTGGCCGTGATCCGCGACAAGGCCTTTAGCCGGATCGACCGCCAGGTCTACCGTGTCGGCATCGCCGCCACGCTGGTGGCCGCGGCGGTGGGCTTCTTCGCCTTCGGCTCGCACGTGTTCCGCATCCCGCTGGCGGTGGTGTACCTGGTCATCCTCTGGCTGCTGCTGCGCGCAGGCCAGATGACCGAGCTGCGCCTGCTGATCGTCGATGCCTACCAGTCCACCGCGCGCATCACCGCGATGGTGGTGTTCATCCTGATCGGCTCCACCTGCTTCTCGGTGGTGTTCCAGGGCGTGGACGGCGGCGCCTGGGTGGAGCATCTGTTCACCTCGCTGCCAGGCGGCTGGATCGGCTTCCTGATCGTGGTGAACCTGTTTATCTTCTTCCTGGCCTTCTTCCTGGACTTCTTCGAAATCGCCTTCATCGTGGTGCCGATGCTGGCACCGGTGGCGGTCAAGGTGCTGGCGCCGGTGGTGGCCGACTCCATGGGCGGCAACCCGGAGGCCGCGGCGACGGCGGCGCTGGTGTGGTTCGGCGTGATGCTGTGCGTGAACATGCAGACCTCGTTCATGCACCCGCCGTTCGGCTTCGCGCTGTTCTACCTGCGCGGCATCGCCCCGAAGGAAGTAAAAAGCTCCGACATCTACTGGGGTGCTCTGCCCTGGGTCGGGCTGCAGATGGTGATGGTGCTGCTGGTGATGTTCTGGCCAGGCATGGTGACGGGGCTGCTGGACAAGGGATCGCTCAAGCACAGCAACGCGGCAGAGGTCAGCATCCCGCTTGGCGGAGAGCCGGAGAAACCGGCGTCGGCGCCAGGACCAGCCGCCCCGCCGGGTTCGCTGGAACTGCCAGGCGCGGCACCGGCACCTGAGCCCGCGGCACCACAGTTCGAGTTCGAAAAGAAGAACTGA
- a CDS encoding anti-sigma factor, translating to MKLASHPDLLDRIAAQYALGVLRGGARRRLEQLAREEPAVRAAIHRWQARLAGVAELQAAAEPVDKVWCGIEDRLGWKVADPASRPTHSARDTRPADGWWQRLWSAPVFWRGAAAAMAMVAVLAVGIGIQLARQDQTAPAEVVAVLNDDRAQPAMLVSWDAGARSLIVRRLDHLALSDQQVLQLWALPAGSKPQSLGVIGRAPEARLALARLPAAVPALAVSIEPPGGSPNADGPSGPVVFKGPVIHSRL from the coding sequence ATGAAGCTGGCCAGCCATCCCGACCTGCTCGACCGCATCGCCGCGCAGTACGCGCTGGGGGTGCTGCGCGGCGGCGCACGGCGCCGCCTGGAACAACTCGCGCGCGAAGAGCCCGCGGTGCGCGCCGCGATCCACCGCTGGCAGGCGCGGCTGGCGGGCGTGGCTGAGTTGCAGGCGGCCGCCGAGCCGGTCGACAAGGTGTGGTGTGGGATCGAGGATCGCCTCGGCTGGAAGGTGGCTGATCCGGCCAGTCGGCCGACGCACTCGGCCCGTGACACCCGTCCCGCGGACGGCTGGTGGCAGCGCCTGTGGTCGGCCCCGGTCTTCTGGCGTGGCGCCGCGGCGGCAATGGCCATGGTGGCGGTGCTGGCCGTCGGCATCGGCATCCAGCTGGCCCGGCAGGATCAGACGGCGCCGGCCGAGGTCGTCGCCGTGCTGAACGACGACCGTGCCCAGCCTGCGATGCTGGTGTCGTGGGATGCCGGCGCACGCAGCCTGATCGTGCGCCGCCTGGATCACCTGGCCCTGAGCGACCAGCAGGTACTGCAGCTGTGGGCGCTGCCTGCGGGCAGCAAGCCGCAGTCGCTGGGCGTGATCGGCCGGGCACCCGAAGCCCGGCTGGCGCTGGCGCGGTTGCCCGCGGCGGTGCCCGCGCTGGCGGTCAGCATCGAGCCGCCGGGCGGCTCGCCCAATGCCGATGGGCCAAGCGGCCCGGTGGTGTTCAAGGGGCCGGTGATCCACAGCCGGCTCTGA
- a CDS encoding formate dehydrogenase accessory sulfurtransferase FdhD — protein sequence MTLRPELTQAAVPLIEEVEVVDEQGRVRAAYLPGERPLTVYLDKRELVTLMTLGGAPEHLVLGYLRNQRLVESIEDIAAVQVDWETESAAVTTRNGVDRIEERTARRVVTTGCGQGTVFGSLLDEVDNIRLPVGATLDQDTLYGIIDTIRLQQSVYKQAGSVHGCALFQGTELLMFIEDVGRHNAVDAIAGRMWLEGMTGSDKIFYTTGRLTSEMVIKGAQMGIPFLLSRSGVTQMGYQMARRVNLTLFARCTGKHFLLYTGRERFHHRLPEDAVA from the coding sequence ATGACCCTGCGTCCCGAGCTTACCCAGGCAGCCGTTCCCCTGATCGAAGAGGTTGAAGTCGTCGACGAGCAGGGCCGCGTGCGCGCGGCCTACCTGCCGGGCGAGCGTCCGCTGACGGTCTACCTCGACAAGCGCGAGCTGGTCACGCTGATGACCCTGGGCGGCGCGCCCGAGCACCTGGTGCTGGGCTACCTGCGCAACCAGCGGCTGGTGGAATCGATCGAAGATATCGCCGCGGTGCAGGTCGACTGGGAAACCGAGTCGGCCGCCGTGACCACGCGCAACGGCGTGGACCGCATCGAGGAGCGCACCGCGCGCCGCGTGGTGACCACCGGCTGCGGACAAGGCACCGTGTTCGGCTCGCTGCTCGATGAAGTTGACAACATCCGCTTGCCGGTTGGCGCCACGCTGGACCAGGACACCCTGTACGGCATCATCGACACCATCCGGCTGCAGCAGTCGGTCTACAAGCAGGCTGGCTCGGTGCACGGCTGCGCGCTGTTCCAGGGCACCGAGCTGCTGATGTTCATCGAGGACGTCGGCCGCCACAACGCCGTGGACGCCATCGCCGGACGCATGTGGCTGGAAGGCATGACGGGTAGCGACAAGATCTTCTACACCACCGGCCGCCTGACCTCCGAGATGGTGATCAAGGGCGCGCAGATGGGCATCCCGTTCCTGCTGTCGCGCTCGGGTGTGACGCAGATGGGCTACCAGATGGCACGGCGCGTCAACCTGACGCTGTTTGCGCGCTGCACCGGCAAGCACTTCCTGCTCTACACCGGGCGCGAGCGCTTCCACCACCGCCTGCCGGAAGACGCGGTGGCGTAA
- a CDS encoding formate dehydrogenase subunit gamma, whose translation MTPLQNACRLGWRRWLSAGALALAAIAGTAAAQAPASAPPAPAAAQASADTNNPATHPVQPLAGIASENIFNVPRRDIAAEAQSQKRRTVEQPGNNAPVWREVNSDQRHYSSLPDKEAGVLIQRTGQQWRLFRNGVITVWGGWLLLVVPLAILGFFLWRGTIPLRTPRTGRMIERFTPLERIVHWTMAISFVVLAVSGIVLLLGKHFLLPLMGHMLFGWLTYVLKNLHNVIGPIFTLSVIVGFVVFVRDNLPSRDDVHWVTSLGGLASGKHVPSGRFNAGEKIWFWIGVFVFGLVLSASGWVLDMIVPGMDYYRATMQIANVIHGISAVLMIAMACGHIYMGTVGMEGAYRAMRDGWVDEAWAKEHHEHWYDDIKSGKIPAQRSASPEAAAGRNTRHTPGEA comes from the coding sequence ATGACGCCGTTACAGAATGCATGCCGCTTAGGCTGGCGGCGCTGGCTCAGCGCCGGCGCCCTGGCACTGGCGGCCATTGCCGGGACCGCCGCCGCACAGGCGCCGGCCTCGGCACCGCCGGCACCGGCCGCCGCACAGGCCAGCGCCGACACCAACAACCCCGCCACGCACCCGGTCCAGCCGCTGGCCGGCATCGCGTCGGAAAACATCTTCAACGTGCCACGCCGCGACATCGCCGCCGAGGCGCAGTCGCAGAAGCGCCGCACCGTCGAGCAGCCCGGCAACAATGCGCCGGTCTGGCGCGAGGTCAATTCCGACCAGCGCCACTACAGCAGCCTGCCCGACAAGGAAGCCGGCGTGCTGATCCAGCGCACCGGGCAGCAATGGCGCCTGTTCCGCAACGGCGTCATCACCGTCTGGGGCGGCTGGCTGCTGCTGGTGGTGCCGCTCGCCATCCTGGGTTTCTTCCTCTGGCGCGGCACCATCCCGCTGCGCACGCCGCGCACCGGCCGCATGATCGAGCGCTTCACGCCGCTTGAGCGCATCGTCCACTGGACCATGGCGATCTCATTCGTGGTGCTGGCGGTGTCGGGCATCGTGCTGCTGCTGGGCAAGCATTTTCTGCTGCCGCTGATGGGCCACATGCTGTTCGGCTGGCTGACTTACGTGCTGAAGAACCTGCACAACGTGATCGGCCCGATCTTTACGCTGTCGGTGATCGTGGGCTTCGTGGTGTTCGTGCGCGACAACCTGCCCAGCCGCGACGACGTGCACTGGGTGACCAGCCTTGGCGGCCTGGCATCCGGCAAGCATGTGCCGAGCGGGCGCTTCAATGCCGGCGAGAAGATTTGGTTCTGGATCGGCGTGTTCGTGTTCGGGCTGGTGCTGTCGGCCTCGGGTTGGGTGCTGGACATGATCGTGCCGGGCATGGACTACTACCGCGCGACCATGCAGATCGCCAACGTGATCCACGGGATCTCGGCCGTGCTGATGATCGCGATGGCGTGCGGCCATATCTACATGGGCACGGTCGGCATGGAAGGCGCTTACCGCGCCATGCGCGACGGCTGGGTGGACGAGGCCTGGGCCAAGGAGCACCACGAGCACTGGTACGACGACATCAAGTCGGGCAAGATCCCGGCCCAGCGTTCGGCCAGCCCGGAAGCCGCCGCGGGGCGCAACACCCGGCATACCCCGGGCGAAGCCTGA
- the dcd gene encoding dCTP deaminase, protein MSIKSDKWIRRMAEQHGMIEPFAPGQVREQDGRKIVSYGTSSYGYDIRCADEFKIFTNINSTIVDPKNFDEKSFVDFKGDVCIIPPNSFALARTMEYFRIPRSVLTICLGKSTYARCGIIVNVTPFEPEWEGYVTLEFSNTTPLPAKIYAGEGCAQVLFFESDEVCETSYRDRGGKYQGQHGVTLPKT, encoded by the coding sequence ATGAGCATCAAATCCGACAAGTGGATCCGCCGCATGGCGGAGCAGCACGGCATGATCGAGCCGTTCGCGCCAGGCCAGGTCCGGGAGCAGGACGGGCGCAAGATCGTCTCGTACGGCACCTCGAGCTACGGCTACGATATCCGCTGCGCCGACGAATTCAAGATCTTCACCAATATCAACAGCACCATCGTCGATCCGAAGAATTTCGACGAGAAGTCGTTCGTGGATTTCAAGGGCGATGTCTGCATCATCCCGCCCAACTCGTTCGCGCTGGCGCGCACGATGGAGTACTTCCGGATCCCGCGCAGCGTGCTGACCATCTGCCTGGGCAAGAGCACCTATGCCCGCTGCGGCATCATCGTCAATGTGACGCCGTTCGAGCCCGAATGGGAAGGCTATGTGACGCTGGAGTTCTCCAACACCACGCCGCTGCCCGCCAAGATCTACGCCGGCGAGGGTTGCGCCCAGGTGCTGTTCTTCGAGAGCGACGAAGTCTGCGAGACCTCGTATCGCGACCGGGGCGGCAAGTACCAGGGTCAGCACGGTGTCACACTGCCGAAGACCTGA
- the argH gene encoding argininosuccinate lyase, which produces MSTSQLAKKGEAWSARFSEPMSDLVKRYTASVFFDKRLALFDIQGSLAHAAMLAKQGIIAEADRAEIERGMAQIKAEIEAGGFEWKLDLEDVHLNIEARLTALVGDAGKRLHTGRSRNDQVATDIRLWLRSEIDNIIVLLGALRAALLDLAEQNADTILPGFTHLQVAQPVTFGHHLLAYNEMFTRDAERMADCRKRVNRLPLGAAALAGTSYPIDREFVAQQLGFDGVCRNSLDAVSDRDFAIEFCAAAALVMTHVSRFSEELVLWMSPRVGFIDIADRFCTGSSIMPQKKNPDVPELARGKTGRVNGHLIGLLTLMKGQPLAYNKDNQEDKEPLFDTVDTVVDTLRIFADMVPGITVKPEAMRAAALQGYATATDLADYLVKKGLPFRDAHEAVAHAVRACDSRQCDLADLTVAELREVSGLGDKAALIGDDVHSVLTLEGSVAARDHIGGTAPAQVRAAIAAARAAL; this is translated from the coding sequence ATGTCCACCTCCCAACTTGCCAAGAAAGGCGAAGCCTGGTCCGCCCGCTTCTCCGAACCGATGTCCGACCTGGTGAAGCGCTACACCGCCTCGGTGTTCTTCGACAAGCGCCTGGCCCTGTTCGACATCCAGGGCTCGCTGGCCCACGCGGCCATGCTGGCAAAGCAGGGCATCATCGCCGAGGCCGACCGCGCCGAGATCGAGCGCGGCATGGCGCAGATCAAGGCCGAAATCGAGGCCGGCGGCTTCGAGTGGAAGCTGGACCTGGAAGACGTCCACCTGAACATCGAGGCGCGCCTGACCGCGCTGGTGGGCGATGCCGGCAAGCGCCTGCACACCGGCCGCTCGCGCAATGACCAGGTCGCCACCGACATCCGCCTGTGGCTGCGCAGCGAGATCGACAACATCATCGTGCTGCTGGGCGCGCTGCGCGCCGCGCTGCTGGACCTGGCCGAACAGAACGCCGACACCATCCTGCCCGGCTTCACCCACCTGCAGGTGGCGCAGCCGGTGACCTTCGGTCACCACCTGCTGGCCTACAACGAGATGTTCACGCGCGACGCCGAGCGCATGGCCGACTGCCGCAAGCGCGTCAACCGCCTGCCGCTGGGCGCGGCTGCGCTGGCCGGCACCAGCTACCCGATCGACCGTGAGTTCGTGGCGCAGCAGCTGGGCTTCGACGGCGTGTGCCGCAACTCGCTGGACGCCGTGTCGGACCGCGACTTCGCCATTGAATTCTGCGCCGCCGCCGCGCTGGTGATGACGCACGTGTCGCGCTTCTCGGAGGAGCTGGTGTTGTGGATGAGTCCGCGCGTGGGCTTTATCGACATCGCCGACCGCTTCTGCACCGGCAGCTCGATCATGCCGCAGAAGAAGAACCCGGACGTGCCCGAACTGGCGCGTGGCAAGACCGGCCGCGTCAACGGCCACCTGATCGGCCTGCTGACGCTGATGAAGGGCCAGCCGCTGGCGTACAACAAGGACAACCAGGAAGACAAGGAGCCGCTGTTCGACACGGTCGATACCGTCGTGGACACGCTGCGCATCTTCGCCGACATGGTGCCGGGCATCACCGTCAAGCCCGAAGCGATGCGCGCCGCCGCGCTGCAGGGCTATGCCACTGCCACCGACCTGGCCGACTACCTGGTCAAGAAGGGCCTGCCCTTCCGCGACGCCCACGAAGCCGTGGCCCACGCGGTGCGCGCCTGCGACAGCCGCCAGTGCGACCTGGCCGACCTGACCGTGGCTGAGCTGCGCGAGGTCTCGGGCCTGGGCGACAAGGCCGCGCTGATCGGCGACGACGTGCACTCGGTGCTGACGCTGGAAGGCTCGGTCGCCGCGCGCGACCATATCGGCGGCACGGCGCCGGCGCAAGTGCGCGCCGCCATCGCGGCCGCACGCGCGGCGCTGTAA
- a CDS encoding sigma-70 family RNA polymerase sigma factor, whose translation MSPSTETYAAPPGAERLAALLQAVAIGERQALRGLYDLTATKLFGLALRITGRRDWAEDVVQESFVSIWHHAGDYRPHLAAPMTWMTAIVRNRALDCLRRATAARVGQTVELDEDLGEWLADDAAGPAELADASQQARALNRCLQRLEQPQRQAIMLAYLQDLSHAELAARLRAPLGTVKSWIRRGLERLRSCMEGAA comes from the coding sequence GTGTCCCCTTCCACCGAAACCTACGCCGCGCCGCCCGGCGCCGAGCGCCTTGCGGCCCTGCTCCAGGCCGTGGCCATCGGCGAGCGGCAGGCGCTGCGCGGCCTCTATGACCTCACCGCGACGAAACTGTTTGGCCTTGCGCTGCGTATCACTGGCAGGCGCGATTGGGCGGAGGATGTCGTGCAGGAAAGCTTTGTCAGCATCTGGCACCACGCCGGCGACTACCGGCCGCACCTGGCCGCGCCGATGACCTGGATGACCGCGATCGTGCGCAACCGCGCGCTGGACTGCCTGCGCCGGGCAACCGCGGCACGCGTCGGGCAGACGGTCGAGCTTGACGAAGACCTGGGCGAATGGCTGGCCGACGACGCGGCCGGCCCCGCGGAACTGGCCGATGCCAGCCAGCAGGCACGCGCGCTCAACCGCTGCCTACAGCGCCTCGAGCAGCCGCAGCGCCAGGCCATCATGCTGGCCTACCTGCAGGACCTGAGCCACGCCGAGCTGGCTGCCCGGCTGCGCGCGCCGCTGGGGACGGTCAAGTCCTGGATCCGGCGCGGCCTGGAACGGCTGCGCAGCTGCATGGAGGGCGCGGCATGA
- a CDS encoding arginine/lysine/ornithine decarboxylase, which yields MKFRFPVIIIDEDFRSENISGSGIRALAEAIEKEGMEVMGLTSYGDLTSFAQQSSRASSFIVSIDDDEFTRDGDDQLEAAAIEKLRAFVAEVRRRNSDLPIFLYGETRTSRHIPNDILRELHGFIHMFEDTPEFVARHIIREAKVYLDTLAPPFFKALIDYAQDSSYSWHCPGHSGGVAFLKSPVGQVFHQFFGENMLRADVCNAVDELGQLLDHTGPVAASERNAARIFNSDHMYFVTNGTSTSNKMVWHANVAPGDIVVVDRNCHKSILHAIMMTGAIPVFLMPTRNHYGIIGPIPKSEFDPETIRKKIANHPFASKAKNQKPRILTITQGTYDGVLYNAEQIKEMLAAEIDTLHFDEAWLPHAAFHDFYRNMHAIGKDRPRSKDALVFATQSTHKLLAGLSQASQILVQDSETRKLDRYRFNEAYLMHTSTSPQYSIIASCDVAAAMMEAPGGTALVEESIQEAMDFRRAMRKVEGDYDDGKNGDWWFKVWGPDALIEDGIGDREEWMLKANERWHGFGDLADGFNLLDPIKATIITPGLDVDGEFSERGIPAAIVTKYLAEHGIIIEKTGLYSFFIMFTIGITKGRWNSLVTELQQFKDDYDQNQPLWRVLPEFVAKHPQYERMGLRDLCDAIHSVYKANDVARVTTEMYLSDMEPAMKPSDAWAMMAHREIERVPVDDLEGRVTAILLTPYPPGIPLLIPGERFNRTIVQYLKFAREFNKLFPGFETDIHGLVEDEIDGKKAYFVDCVKQDG from the coding sequence ATGAAATTCCGTTTCCCCGTCATCATCATTGACGAAGACTTTCGCTCCGAGAACATCTCCGGCTCGGGCATCCGCGCGCTGGCCGAGGCGATCGAGAAAGAGGGCATGGAGGTCATGGGCCTGACCAGCTACGGCGACCTGACGTCGTTTGCCCAGCAGTCCAGCCGGGCATCGAGCTTTATCGTGTCGATCGACGACGACGAGTTCACGCGCGACGGCGACGACCAGCTCGAGGCCGCCGCGATCGAAAAGCTGCGCGCCTTCGTCGCCGAAGTGCGCCGCCGCAACTCGGACCTGCCGATCTTCCTGTACGGCGAGACCCGCACTTCGCGCCATATCCCCAACGATATCCTGCGCGAGCTGCATGGCTTCATCCACATGTTCGAGGACACGCCGGAATTCGTGGCACGCCACATCATCCGCGAAGCCAAGGTCTACCTCGACACGCTGGCGCCGCCGTTCTTCAAGGCGCTGATCGACTACGCGCAGGACAGCTCGTACTCGTGGCACTGCCCGGGGCACTCGGGCGGCGTGGCGTTCCTGAAGAGCCCGGTGGGCCAGGTGTTCCACCAGTTCTTCGGCGAGAACATGCTGCGCGCCGACGTCTGCAACGCGGTCGACGAGCTGGGCCAGCTGCTGGACCACACCGGCCCGGTGGCCGCGTCGGAGCGCAATGCCGCGCGCATCTTCAACTCCGACCACATGTACTTCGTCACCAACGGCACCTCCACCTCGAACAAGATGGTGTGGCATGCCAACGTGGCGCCGGGCGACATCGTGGTGGTGGACCGCAACTGCCACAAGTCGATCCTGCACGCGATCATGATGACGGGCGCGATCCCGGTCTTCCTGATGCCTACGCGCAACCACTACGGCATCATCGGCCCGATCCCGAAGAGCGAGTTCGACCCGGAAACGATCAGGAAGAAGATCGCCAACCACCCGTTCGCGAGCAAGGCCAAGAACCAGAAGCCGCGCATCCTGACTATCACGCAGGGTACGTACGATGGCGTGCTGTACAACGCCGAACAGATCAAGGAAATGCTGGCCGCCGAGATCGACACGCTGCACTTCGATGAAGCCTGGCTGCCGCACGCGGCCTTCCACGACTTCTATCGCAACATGCACGCGATCGGCAAGGACCGCCCGCGCAGCAAGGACGCGCTGGTGTTCGCCACGCAGTCCACGCACAAGCTGCTGGCCGGCCTGTCGCAGGCCTCGCAGATCCTGGTGCAGGATTCCGAGACGCGCAAGCTGGACCGCTACCGCTTCAACGAGGCGTACCTGATGCACACCTCGACCAGCCCGCAGTACTCGATCATCGCCTCGTGCGATGTGGCCGCGGCGATGATGGAAGCGCCGGGTGGCACCGCGCTGGTGGAAGAGAGCATCCAGGAGGCGATGGACTTCCGCCGCGCCATGCGCAAGGTCGAGGGCGATTATGACGACGGCAAGAACGGCGACTGGTGGTTCAAGGTGTGGGGCCCGGACGCGCTGATCGAAGACGGCATCGGCGACCGCGAGGAGTGGATGCTCAAGGCCAACGAGCGCTGGCACGGCTTCGGCGACCTCGCCGATGGCTTCAACCTGCTCGACCCGATCAAGGCCACCATCATCACCCCGGGCCTGGACGTGGACGGCGAGTTCAGCGAACGCGGCATCCCGGCGGCCATCGTCACCAAGTACCTGGCCGAGCACGGCATCATCATCGAGAAGACCGGGCTGTACTCGTTCTTCATCATGTTCACCATCGGCATCACCAAGGGCCGCTGGAACTCGCTGGTGACCGAGCTGCAGCAGTTCAAGGACGACTACGACCAGAACCAGCCGCTGTGGCGTGTGCTGCCGGAATTCGTCGCCAAGCATCCGCAATATGAGCGCATGGGCCTGCGTGACCTGTGCGATGCGATCCACAGCGTGTACAAGGCCAATGACGTGGCCCGTGTGACGACGGAGATGTACCTGTCGGACATGGAGCCGGCGATGAAGCCGTCGGACGCCTGGGCCATGATGGCGCACCGCGAGATCGAGCGCGTGCCGGTCGACGACCTCGAAGGCCGCGTCACCGCCATCCTGCTGACGCCGTACCCGCCGGGCATTCCGCTGCTGATTCCGGGCGAGCGCTTTAACCGCACCATCGTGCAGTACCTGAAGTTCGCGCGCGAGTTCAACAAGCTGTTCCCGGGCTTCGAGACCGACATCCACGGCCTGGTCGAGGACGAAATCGACGGCAAGAAGGCGTACTTTGTCGACTGCGTGAAGCAGGACGGCTGA